TGAAGCGCCttgagtaggtagaaaagcCCTATATAAATACAGACCATTTACTGTTCTGCTGAGAGGGTACACAGTACATTTATGGATCGGGGGTTCATTTCCACAGGGGTCAAAAAAAAGCATTGTTTACTACTACAAATGTGAAAGCACCATTTTTAGCAGTGTAAAGTCATGTGTTGATGCTAAAGAGCAAACAACCCACTGCTGTGCAAATCCATGAACACATACATGTGGACAAATGGTTAAATAAACCTGGCTTCTGGCTCAATTGGTGGcatataaattattatataaAGTCAATATCCATTAATTAATTACATCAACTACACCAGTATTGATTTGTTAACTATTTTACTGGTCATAGTGCAGGACTGGCAGATttaacacagcagcaaatccTCATGACTGAGGGAAATTTAAAGTTCATATTACGCATGAAAACAATAAAGCAGCTTAAGCCTCCAAGCAGCACATGCATGAGGAAAAAGTGAGGGGAAATGAGGGAAACAGATTAGATAATTGTACTCTCTTATTTAATCTCCAAAGCCAGCCCACAGACCCcaaaaggacagagaggacagcgtACCCGACGAGGAGTCGGAGGATTTTAGAGCAAAAGACCAACCATCAGGGGTCATAGACGCACAGTGAGGTAAGCGTAGCTCCACCGGCTTCAGGAACTTGAGTCCATGAGGGCCACACATCACCAGCGGACTTAGCAGCGTTTCTCCTACATGGATACAAAACAAGATTTAAATTCCAGAAAATAAACACTAGAATTAATCAGCACAAAGGATTAGCCATCACACAGTCAAGAGTCTATTGCCAGGCCTTCATAGGGAAAGTAAATTAACTGTTAAGTGACCTCCCAGGTTAATCACATAAATACACTCCCGTGGTGCTAAATGTTAATTAGAAAATCTTCAACATATAACTGGAAGCAAGGATGTAACTGAGAACCAATCTTTAACCACTGCCTTTGTCTCAACCATCACGAACTCCCTTCAGTTTCTACAGCAGTTTCTCGGAAGCACATCTATCTACAAACATCTGGCTTGATGACATGTTAACAGTACAGAGGATCGCTGTACAGCAGTGAAGGGCTGACCTTTCTCCTTGTCGAGTGGGGGCAGGATGCTGTTGTCCCGGCACACCTTGAAGTAGATCTCCTGCTCCACACTCTCGGGGATAGCACCCTGGGGAATAATGATGCTGACGCCGGTTTCAATGGAGCTGAGGACCCCTCCGTTACAGTTGAAGATCCCCCGGGCGGTGGCCACCACTGTGTGCCCTTCTTCTTCATCGTCATCGTCCAGTGCACTGGGGCTGAGGGACGAAGGCACAGAAGTCAGTATCATCAGGCAAATCAGTGTAGGCAGAGAAAATGCACAgctgaggacaggagaggaagcCCCCAGTGGACAAACAAGCCTCTCAAGTCTCTCACTGTCTTCCAGCCTTACAGTAATTACCTCACACCCTGCTGCTGGGTGTGAGTCTCTCACCTTACAGGGATGGCCTTGGGGATGGCGTTGATGTTATTGTGCTGGTATTTGGGCCTGTTGTCCATAGTGCGTGTGAAGGTGTCCAGGCCACTGTCGTGATCAAGAGGCTGCGGTGACAGCTGAGGTTTTCCGCTGTTGCCCACCACACTGGGCTTGTTGAGGAGGTCTGTCTTCACCTGTGTGTCATTGGGCAGCAGGTTGTGGTTGAACTTGGGGCTCTCAAACTTGCGCTCAAAGGGCCGGGCGGCGCTGGTGTAAGGCTTGGGGACGTAGCGGTTATAGCTAGTTGGAGCGGGAGCACCGAGCGCCTTTGGGGGTGCTGTGTCAGTGCCATTGACTGGGGGTTTGTCAGGGAGGCCTCTCGGGGGCAGGTAACTGACTGGTGGAGGTTCGTCCCTGCTGGTCGGCCTGAGAGCTGCCAGATCAGGTTTAGGATTAGGTGAGCTCAGAGGTTCAGGTATGGAGTTAGCTGGTAGGAAAGAGGATGCAAACACTTAAATACAGTCTTAGTTACATTGGTTATGTTGAGTATTACCCTTAATTTATTTACACAACCTCACCCACCACATCCTCACCCATTCATTTACTGTGGTAGATAATACAAATCTGTTTACAAATATTCACCGATAGCAGGATGGTGTCATGCATGCGCAGTCCATGCATGTATAACAACTATTACTGCTAACAGCAATCAAAACATCTAAACTCAAGTCATGTAagttaaaaacatgttaaaagaaAATGGCTGTCATCTGGCTGCTAAAGGGCAGGTGAGTCTGTGACTGAGCTGTGTGACACATTTCTGTGCATATTTAAGTTTTAATGTTTGGGAGCTTACCATCATTGGGGCTGAGTTTCGGCAGCGTAGTGGGTGGGATGGCGGAGGCTGGAGCCCCATACTGTGTGGAGGGACTGATCTGAGGCAGAGGTTCATATCTTTTCTCCACTGGACTCACCTTCTCTACAGATTCAACCCTACAGtgagtaaacacaaacaaagctgctATGACTCAAGAGTTCAGGAATCTTGTACAACAGCCAACAGTGCTGGCAAAGGGGGTGTTGGCATACCTGTTGTATGGGTAGGACAGCTGAGCTGGTTTAGCCAGATCATGGAAGCGATTGATGCCAGGACCAGGTTGGCCCATGGCCTTGCTATCGAAGCTACGCCGATCAAAGTAGGACAACTGCTTCCTGTAGTACTCCTCGTCCTCATCTGGGTCATAGTGGTTGGATCGCATTACATCATCCAGAGGTTTAGTATGAGGCTTTTGTGGCTCAGGAGCCCTGGAGAAAAGGCCAAAGAGAAGTAAACCAGCAGCACAAATTCAGACAGCACAGCCTGGCAGTATGATTGATCTATAGCAATTTATAAAAAGTTAGAAACATTGTTCATTTAAAGATGAGTGACACCAAACACTGGACAGGATGAGGAGCCTAGACTGAAGCTGAAGTTGTCACAGAAGGAGAACTGAATATTGTATGAAGCTGCACTCCACTAGGGGGAGCTCAAACAACAATGAATTAACTCAAAAATGCCTTTGCAAGGATCTGACGAAGTGCCCTTCATTCATCCGCAGCCCGGGATTCAGTAACAAGGACTACATACCTATAGGACTTCTCCTGTTCCAGGTTGCTGAGGGAATTGGCTTTGAGGACTGGGCCAGGCGCACTCACAGGTTTAGGAATATCTGCaggctgaaaaacaaacacagacctctTAATTTGCTTTTTGCATCAGATTTTTCACATGAATGGGCAACTGTACTCAACATCTTACAGGGCAGGATTACAAAGCAATTGTCTCATAAAAAGGTTGTGTAGTGGGTGAATTTGTTAATTGGAAGATAAACTGGCCTCGTAGGAACGTACCCTAAGAGCCGACGACTCGCCTTCCTTGGCCCTGTCCATAGAAACAGACCGTTTGTTCTCAAACATCTTGACTCTGTTGAGCACTGACTGCGGCTTCATGGCTGGGTCCTCGTCCAGGTCTTCTCTGGGTGATGGAGGAAGAGGTTTGGAGCCTGGAGTGACTGCTGGCTCTGCTGGGGAGGGCAGGGTCTCTGACTTAGGAGGGGGAATGGCAGGTTCAGAGTTTATCATAGGCTCATGTATCCCTGGCTTATAACCCCGGTTTGGAGGCCCAGACATGTAAGTGGGCCTCAGACCAGAGTCACCGTAATACTGCTTTGGAGGCTCTGGTGATCGAGGTGAATTAATGGGGAAGCTGTGGGATTCTGCCTCATATGGAGAGCGGGCATCATAGCCTGCTGGTGGCGGGGGAGGGGGTTCATCATAACGAATAGGTCCAGGTTTACTGTGGCGTGGTCTGCCATCATAGCCCACTGGTGGAGCCTCATCATAGCGTGGCTGAGGTGGACTGTAGTCCCTCCCTGGTCCATCTTCATAGGGGGACCTGGGGTTGTAGCCAATGGGTTGCTGGTGGCCCGGCTGATACCCTGCGGGCTGGGAGGACGAGGTCTGCTGGTCGTAGGGGGGCCACTGTTCGTTGTAATGAGGCACACGGTTGTCGTAGTGCAGGTGAGAGTCAGTGTTGTGAGGCTTTGGTTCTGTGTAGCCGCCTCCATCATATCCGTAAGGCGGGTGGTCGTATTCGCGGTATGGCTGTTTGTCCTGGTACGGCAGCTGGTGACTGTAGCTCATCGACTGCTTCAGGCCATGGTTGATTCGCACAGGGTCTTCCATATTGTACAGATCTTTCTTGTACATCTGTAAAGAAACAGCACAAAATGAATGCATCCATCAAATTGTAatttgtttaaaagaaaaaaaaacacattgttaaAGGGCATAAAGTAGCCAGGAAAAAAATTCCAGACATGTTTTAATTCTTTACTAGGAAATTAACTGAAACCTCAAACAACTTAACATATGTAACATTAActaaaaaatattacaaaacatCTGTCAGTTATTAAACAAACATGAAGTCGAATGCAATTACACAAGCAAACCTTTGTTCATTATTCAAAAACAGTTCTGAATGCCTGTTTGACAAGATGCCTTTCAAGAATGATAGTCCATAGGAACCAAggtcattttatatttttttaatattgtacCAAAGAGCAATTTGCACATTTCTGAAAGGCCTCATTTCAAACATATGATGTGTAGCCTGTAGACAGCAAATCTAGTCACAGTACTTTCTATGGAAGAAGGCTGATTTCAGGCCTCTACTCAGGATAAAACTATTCAACAGGAGTTATAATGCAGTGTGCTGATGTAAGTTTGTTGATTCCATAGGGAGAATTGCTTGACGTAAGTTATTACCAAGAGTACTGTCTGCAGGTTAGCTGTCATCATGCAACAAACATTCAGTTTGCATCTTATGCAATGTCAAACTACTGGCACTACAACAGACGACACATCTACCCACTACGATGCCACTTTATGTGCTACTACTGTTCATCTACAGAAGAGTTAAAGCTGAAAAGAACCCAAAACATTAGGAGCCATGCAAAGGAAGTAAGAGGCAACAGTTAGGGCTGGTTGTGGATGTCTTCACCCTGGTAAAACACTCAGATGTACCAGTCCTTCTGGTCTCCCAGCCCACTGTGGTGCATGTGGACTAGTCTGTCACACATTTTCTCTGGGAGCCAGAGGCACACAGTGGGCTCAGTGAGTCACACAGTGTGGGCAAGTCATGCAGAGAGCGAGTGGAAAGCATGTGTGAGAAGACAGGCAGTTAAAACAGCAGGCTGGGGCCCAGGCCCGGTCCGAGTGGCTGGTGAAACAGCGGGTACCTTTGGTTCTGGACCAGGCTGGCCAGACGGGTGGGGTTcatgtggtggtggaggtggtggtgggggctgAATAAGCTCAGGGGCAGGGCTGGGGCTGTTAAGTGAGTCAGACTGAGGAGCTGCGGCTGCAGCAGGCGGCTCCTCTAGGTGCACACCCTCTAGCTGTACAGGCTGCTCAACAGCTGGGGTTGTTACCACCGTCGGAGGCAACGAGGGCAGGGACAGAGCAGCCTCACCTTGCTGTGAAGTATCGTTAAGAGACATTTATAACACAGCCTGCTAAGGGCACACAAAGTAAAGCTTACCCACACCATGATCTTCTTCCTTACACTGAATCAATTGTATTCCGGCTGGAGAATGCATGTGCAAAAATGTGATAACATACCAGTAGCTGCTAAACTATTTATTACTTAGCAAAGGCCATTTCATCTTAACAAACTTTGGCACAGACACTGAATCAAATGAGCTACACCCCTGTTATAAACACATGAACATTTAGACACACATCCATATGTGGTGATGCCAGATAAGAACTTTACCTGCTGTGGAGCAGCCATCTTGAACCCAGCAGGGTCTATACGATTGGCTGGGTCGGGCTGCACAGGGTGCTGGTATCCAGGGTAACCAGGAGTGTCCTGAATTACAGGGGGGTCTTCTCGCACAGGCTCTGAGGAGCGGGTGATTGCAGGTTCCGTGGGCAGACCCACCTCATCGTTCAAAGTCTCATCTAGTTCTTGGTCAGTGTaagctccaccctcggtgtcaGTGTCCTCATAATCAGAAGTGTGCCGGCTGTCTGTGCTATACATGGAGTATTCACTACCTGGCGCCGACAGGTAGGACAGACGGTCATCATGGATATCCAAGTCATCCTCTGTAGTGCCATCCGCCTGCGTAGAGCAGAGAACCAGCCATATAATGGCACATTAAGCCACACCAAATAGGCTCAGAGGAGAGAA
This window of the Parambassis ranga chromosome 6, fParRan2.1, whole genome shotgun sequence genome carries:
- the tjp1b gene encoding tight junction protein ZO-1 isoform X1, producing the protein MEETVIWEQHTVTLHRAPGFGFGIAISGGRDNPHFQSGETSIVISDVLKGGPAEGLLQENDRVVMVNAVSMDNVEHAYAVQQLRKSGKIAKITIRRKRKVHVPMGRLGERETMSEHDEEEDSYDEEIYETRSGRSGAYSGVGGAMGRRGGRSSGRRDRERERSGSRERSLSPRSDRRSHNLPPRPAKVTLVKSRKNEAEYGLRLASHIFVKDISPESLAARDGNIQEGDVVLKINGTVTENLSLIDAKKLIERSKGKLKMVVQRDERATLLNIPDLEDSIPSANASDRDDISDIHSMASDHSNRSHDRHRSSRSRSPDRRSEPSDHSRHSPPQISNGSHRSRDDERLSKQASTPAKLAEDIPLPKPKDSAIAREDKQLPPLPEPKPVYAQPGQPDVDLPVSPSDAPVPSAAHDDSILRPSMKLVKFKKGESVGLRLAGGNDVGIFVAGVLEDSPAAKEGLEEGDQILRVNNVDFANIIREEAVLFLLDLPKGEEVTILAQKKKDVYRRIVESDVGDSFYIRTHFEYEKESPYGLSFNKGEVFRVVDTLYNGKLGSWLAIRIGKNHQEVERGIIPNKNRAEQLSSVQYTLPKTAGGDRADFWRFRGLRSSKRNLRKSREDLSSQPVQTKFPAYERVVLREAGFLRPVVIFGPIADVAREKLSREEPDLFELAKSEPRDAGTDQRSSGIIRLHTIKQIIDRDKHAVLDITPNAVDRLNYAQWYPIVVFLNPDNKQGVKNMRTRLCPESRKSARKLYERAIKLRKNNHHLFTTTINLNNMNDGWYGALKETIQQQQNQLVWVSEGKADGTTEDDLDIHDDRLSYLSAPGSEYSMYSTDSRHTSDYEDTDTEGGAYTDQELDETLNDEVGLPTEPAITRSSEPVREDPPVIQDTPGYPGYQHPVQPDPANRIDPAGFKMAAPQQQGEAALSLPSLPPTVVTTPAVEQPVQLEGVHLEEPPAAAAAPQSDSLNSPSPAPELIQPPPPPPPPHEPHPSGQPGPEPKMYKKDLYNMEDPVRINHGLKQSMSYSHQLPYQDKQPYREYDHPPYGYDGGGYTEPKPHNTDSHLHYDNRVPHYNEQWPPYDQQTSSSQPAGYQPGHQQPIGYNPRSPYEDGPGRDYSPPQPRYDEAPPVGYDGRPRHSKPGPIRYDEPPPPPPAGYDARSPYEAESHSFPINSPRSPEPPKQYYGDSGLRPTYMSGPPNRGYKPGIHEPMINSEPAIPPPKSETLPSPAEPAVTPGSKPLPPSPREDLDEDPAMKPQSVLNRVKMFENKRSVSMDRAKEGESSALRPADIPKPVSAPGPVLKANSLSNLEQEKSYRAPEPQKPHTKPLDDVMRSNHYDPDEDEEYYRKQLSYFDRRSFDSKAMGQPGPGINRFHDLAKPAQLSYPYNRVESVEKVSPVEKRYEPLPQISPSTQYGAPASAIPPTTLPKLSPNDANSIPEPLSSPNPKPDLAALRPTSRDEPPPVSYLPPRGLPDKPPVNGTDTAPPKALGAPAPTSYNRYVPKPYTSAARPFERKFESPKFNHNLLPNDTQVKTDLLNKPSVVGNSGKPQLSPQPLDHDSGLDTFTRTMDNRPKYQHNNINAIPKAIPVSPSALDDDDEEEGHTVVATARGIFNCNGGVLSSIETGVSIIIPQGAIPESVEQEIYFKVCRDNSILPPLDKEKGETLLSPLVMCGPHGLKFLKPVELRLPHCASMTPDGWSFALKSSDSSSGDPKTWQNKSLPGDPNYLVGANCVSVLIDHF
- the tjp1b gene encoding tight junction protein ZO-1 isoform X2 produces the protein MEETVIWEQHTVTLHRAPGFGFGIAISGGRDNPHFQSGETSIVISDVLKGGPAEGLLQENDRVVMVNAVSMDNVEHAYAVQQLRKSGKIAKITIRRKRKVHVPMGRLGERETMSEHDEEEDSYDEEIYETRSGRSGAYSGVGGAMGRRGGRSSGRRDRERERSGSRERSLSPRSDRRSHNLPPRPAKVTLVKSRKNEEYGLRLASHIFVKDISPESLAARDGNIQEGDVVLKINGTVTENLSLIDAKKLIERSKGKLKMVVQRDERATLLNIPDLEDSIPSANASDRDDISDIHSMASDHSNRSHDRHRSSRSRSPDRRSEPSDHSRHSPPQISNGSHRSRDDERLSKQASTPAKLAEDIPLPKPKDSAIAREDKQLPPLPEPKPVYAQPGQPDVDLPVSPSDAPVPSAAHDDSILRPSMKLVKFKKGESVGLRLAGGNDVGIFVAGVLEDSPAAKEGLEEGDQILRVNNVDFANIIREEAVLFLLDLPKGEEVTILAQKKKDVYRRIVESDVGDSFYIRTHFEYEKESPYGLSFNKGEVFRVVDTLYNGKLGSWLAIRIGKNHQEVERGIIPNKNRAEQLSSVQYTLPKTAGGDRADFWRFRGLRSSKRNLRKSREDLSSQPVQTKFPAYERVVLREAGFLRPVVIFGPIADVAREKLSREEPDLFELAKSEPRDAGTDQRSSGIIRLHTIKQIIDRDKHAVLDITPNAVDRLNYAQWYPIVVFLNPDNKQGVKNMRTRLCPESRKSARKLYERAIKLRKNNHHLFTTTINLNNMNDGWYGALKETIQQQQNQLVWVSEGKADGTTEDDLDIHDDRLSYLSAPGSEYSMYSTDSRHTSDYEDTDTEGGAYTDQELDETLNDEVGLPTEPAITRSSEPVREDPPVIQDTPGYPGYQHPVQPDPANRIDPAGFKMAAPQQQGEAALSLPSLPPTVVTTPAVEQPVQLEGVHLEEPPAAAAAPQSDSLNSPSPAPELIQPPPPPPPPHEPHPSGQPGPEPKMYKKDLYNMEDPVRINHGLKQSMSYSHQLPYQDKQPYREYDHPPYGYDGGGYTEPKPHNTDSHLHYDNRVPHYNEQWPPYDQQTSSSQPAGYQPGHQQPIGYNPRSPYEDGPGRDYSPPQPRYDEAPPVGYDGRPRHSKPGPIRYDEPPPPPPAGYDARSPYEAESHSFPINSPRSPEPPKQYYGDSGLRPTYMSGPPNRGYKPGIHEPMINSEPAIPPPKSETLPSPAEPAVTPGSKPLPPSPREDLDEDPAMKPQSVLNRVKMFENKRSVSMDRAKEGESSALRPADIPKPVSAPGPVLKANSLSNLEQEKSYRAPEPQKPHTKPLDDVMRSNHYDPDEDEEYYRKQLSYFDRRSFDSKAMGQPGPGINRFHDLAKPAQLSYPYNRVESVEKVSPVEKRYEPLPQISPSTQYGAPASAIPPTTLPKLSPNDANSIPEPLSSPNPKPDLAALRPTSRDEPPPVSYLPPRGLPDKPPVNGTDTAPPKALGAPAPTSYNRYVPKPYTSAARPFERKFESPKFNHNLLPNDTQVKTDLLNKPSVVGNSGKPQLSPQPLDHDSGLDTFTRTMDNRPKYQHNNINAIPKAIPVSPSALDDDDEEEGHTVVATARGIFNCNGGVLSSIETGVSIIIPQGAIPESVEQEIYFKVCRDNSILPPLDKEKGETLLSPLVMCGPHGLKFLKPVELRLPHCASMTPDGWSFALKSSDSSSGDPKTWQNKSLPGDPNYLVGANCVSVLIDHF
- the tjp1b gene encoding tight junction protein ZO-1 isoform X3; the encoded protein is MEETVIWEQHTVTLHRAPGFGFGIAISGGRDNPHFQSGETSIVISDVLKGGPAEGLLQENDRVVMVNAVSMDNVEHAYAVQQLRKSGKIAKITIRRKRKVHVPMGRLGERETMSEHDEEEDSYDEEIYETRSGRSGAYSGVGGAMGRRGGRSSGRRDRERERSGSRERSLSPRSDRRSHNLPPRPAKVTLVKSRKNEAEYGLRLASHIFVKDISPESLAARDGNIQEGDVVLKINGTVTENLSLIDAKKLIERSKGKLKMVVQRDERATLLNIPDLEDSIPSANASDRDDISDIHSMASDHSNRSHDRHRSSRSRSPDRRSEPSDHSRHSPPQISNGSHRSRDDERLSKQASTPAKLAEDIPLPKPKDSAIAREDKQLPPLPEPKPVYAQPGQPDVDLPVSPSDAPVPSAAHDDSILRPSMKLVKFKKGESVGLRLAGGNDVGIFVAGVLEDSPAAKEGLEEGDQILRVNNVDFANIIREEAVLFLLDLPKGEEVTILAQKKKDVYRRIVESDVGDSFYIRTHFEYEKESPYGLSFNKGEVFRVVDTLYNGKLGSWLAIRIGKNHQEVERGIIPNKNRAEQLSSVQYTLPKTAGGDRADFWRFRGLRSSKRNLRKSREDLSSQPVQTKFPAYERVVLREAGFLRPVVIFGPIADVAREKLSREEPDLFELAKSEPRDAGTDQRSSGIIRLHTIKQIIDRDKHAVLDITPNAVDRLNYAQWYPIVVFLNPDNKQGVKNMRTRLCPESRKSARKLYERAIKLRKNNHHLFTTTINLNNMNDGWYGALKETIQQQQNQLVWVSEGKADGTTEDDLDIHDDRLSYLSAPGSEYSMYSTDSRHTSDYEDTDTEGGAYTDQELDETLNDEVGLPTEPAITRSSEPVREDPPVIQDTPGYPGYQHPVQPDPANRIDPAGFKMAAPQQQGEAALSLPSLPPTVVTTPAVEQPVQLEGVHLEEPPAAAAAPQSDSLNSPSPAPELIQPPPPPPPPHEPHPSGQPGPEPKMYKKDLYNMEDPVRINHGLKQSMSYSHQLPYQDKQPYREYDHPPYGYDGGGYTEPKPHNTDSHLHYDNRVPHYNEQWPPYDQQTSSSQPAGYQPGHQQPIGYNPRSPYEDGPGRDYSPPQPRYDEAPPVGYDGRPRHSKPGPIRYDEPPPPPPAGYDARSPYEAESHSFPINSPRSPEPPKQYYGDSGLRPTYMSGPPNRGYKPGIHEPMINSEPAIPPPKSETLPSPAEPAVTPGSKPLPPSPREDLDEDPAMKPQSVLNRVKMFENKRSVSMDRAKEGESSALRPADIPKPVSAPGPVLKANSLSNLEQEKSYRAPEPQKPHTKPLDDVMRSNHYDPDEDEEYYRKQLSYFDRRSFDSKAMGQPGPGINRFHDLAKPAQLSYPYNRVESVEKVSPVEKRYEPLPQISPSTQYGAPASAIPPTTLPKLSPNDANSIPEPLSSPNPKPDLAALRPTSRDEPPPVSYLPPRGLPDKPPVNGTDTAPPKALGAPAPTSYNRYVPKPYTSAARPFERKFESPKFNHNLLPNDTQVKTDLLNKPSVVGNSGKPQLSPQPLDHDSGLDTFTRTMDNRPKYQHNNINAIPKAIPVSPSALDDDDEEEGHTVVATARGIFNCNGGVLSSIETGVSIIIPQGAIPESVEQEIYFKVCRDNSILPPLDKEKGETLLSPLVMCGPHGLKFLKPVELRLPHCASMTPDGDPKTWQNKSLPGDPNYLVGANCVSVLIDHF
- the tjp1b gene encoding tight junction protein ZO-1 isoform X6, which encodes MEETVIWEQHTVTLHRAPGFGFGIAISGGRDNPHFQSGETSIVISDVLKGGPAEGLLQENDRVVMVNAVSMDNVEHAYAVQQLRKSGKIAKITIRRKRKVHVPMGRLGERETMSEHDEEEDSYDEEIYETRSGRSGAYSGVGGAMGRRGGRSSGRRDRERERSGSRERSLSPRSDRRSHNLPPRPAKVTLVKSRKNEEYGLRLASHIFVKDISPESLAARDGNIQEGDVVLKINGTVTENLSLIDAKKLIERSKGKLKMVVQRDERATLLNIPDLEDSIPSANASDRDDISDIHSMASDHSNRSHDRHRSSRSRSPDRRSEPSDHSRHSPPQISNGSHRSRDDERLSKQASTPAKLAEDIPLPKPKDSAIAREDKQLPPLPEPKPVYAQPGQPDVDLPVSPSDAPVPSAAHDDSILRPSMKLVKFKKGESVGLRLAGGNDVGIFVAGVLEDSPAAKEGLEEGDQILRVNNVDFANIIREEAVLFLLDLPKGEEVTILAQKKKDVYRRIVESDVGDSFYIRTHFEYEKESPYGLSFNKGEVFRVVDTLYNGKLGSWLAIRIGKNHQEVERGIIPNKNRAEQLSSVQYTLPKTAGGDRADFWRFRGLRSSKRNLRKSREDLSSQPVQTKFPAYERVVLREAGFLRPVVIFGPIADVAREKLSREEPDLFELAKSEPRDAGTDQRSSGIIRLHTIKQIIDRDKHAVLDITPNAVDRLNYAQWYPIVVFLNPDNKQGVKNMRTRLCPESRKSARKLYERAIKLRKNNHHLFTTTINLNNMNDGWYGALKETIQQQQNQLVWVSEGKADGTTEDDLDIHDDRLSYLSAPGSEYSMYSTDSRHTSDYEDTDTEGGAYTDQELDETLNDEVGLPTEPAITRSSEPVREDPPVIQDTPGYPGYQHPVQPDPANRIDPAGFKMAAPQQQGEAALSLPSLPPTVVTTPAVEQPVQLEGVHLEEPPAAAAAPQSDSLNSPSPAPELIQPPPPPPPPHEPHPSGQPGPEPKMYKKDLYNMEDPVRINHGLKQSMSYSHQLPYQDKQPYREYDHPPYGYDGGGYTEPKPHNTDSHLHYDNRVPHYNEQWPPYDQQTSSSQPAGYQPGHQQPIGYNPRSPYEDGPGRDYSPPQPRYDEAPPVGYDGRPRHSKPGPIRYDEPPPPPPAGYDARSPYEAESHSFPINSPRSPEPPKQYYGDSGLRPTYMSGPPNRGYKPGIHEPMINSEPAIPPPKSETLPSPAEPAVTPGSKPLPPSPREDLDEDPAMKPQSVLNRVKMFENKRSVSMDRAKEGESSALRPADIPKPVSAPGPVLKANSLSNLEQEKSYRAPEPQKPHTKPLDDVMRSNHYDPDEDEEYYRKQLSYFDRRSFDSKAMGQPGPGINRFHDLAKPAQLSYPYNRVESVEKVSPVEKRYEPLPQISPSTQYGAPASAIPPTTLPKLSPNDANSIPEPLSSPNPKPDLAALRPTSRDEPPPVSYLPPRGLPDKPPVNGTDTAPPKALGAPAPTSYNRYVPKPYTSAARPFERKFESPKFNHNLLPNDTQVKTDLLNKPSVVGNSGKPQLSPQPLDHDSGLDTFTRTMDNRPKYQHNNINAIPKAIPVSPSALDDDDEEEGHTVVATARGIFNCNGGVLSSIETGVSIIIPQGAIPESVEQEIYFKVCRDNSILPPLDKEKGETLLSPLVMCGPHGLKFLKPVELRLPHCASMTPDGDPKTWQNKSLPGDPNYLVGANCVSVLIDHF
- the tjp1b gene encoding tight junction protein ZO-1 isoform X4, with the translated sequence MEETVIWEQHTVTLHRAPGFGFGIAISGGRDNPHFQSGETSIVISDVLKGGPAEGLLQENDRVVMVNAVSMDNVEHAYAVQQLRKSGKIAKITIRRKRKVHVPMGRLGERETMSEHDEEEDSYDEEIYETRSGRSGAYSGVGGAMGRRGGRSSGRRDRERERSGSRERSLSPRSDRRSHNLPPRPAKVTLVKSRKNEAEYGLRLASHIFVKDISPESLAARDGNIQEGDVVLKINGTVTENLSLIDAKKLIERSKGKLKMVVQRDERATLLNIPDLEDSIPSANASDRDDISDIHSMASDHSNRSHDRHRSSRSRSPDRRSEPSDHSRHSPPQISNGSHRSRDDERLSKQASTPAKLAEDIPLPKPKDSAIAREDKQLPPLPEPKPVYAQPGQPDVDLPVSPSDAPVPSAAHDDSILRPSMKLVKFKKGESVGLRLAGGNDVGIFVAGVLEDSPAAKEGLEEGDQILRVNNVDFANIIREEAVLFLLDLPKGEEVTILAQKKKDVYRRIVESDVGDSFYIRTHFEYEKESPYGLSFNKGEVFRVVDTLYNGKLGSWLAIRIGKNHQEVERGIIPNKNRAEQLSSVQYTLPKTAGGDRADFWRFRGLRSSKRNLRKSREDLSSQPVQTKFPAYERVVLREAGFLRPVVIFGPIADVAREKLSREEPDLFELAKSEPRDAGTDQRSSGIIRLHTIKQIIDRDKHAVLDITPNAVDRLNYAQWYPIVVFLNPDNKQGVKNMRTRLCPESRKSARKLYERAIKLRKNNHHLFTTTINLNNMNDGWYGALKETIQQQQNQLVWVSEGKADGTTEDDLDIHDDRLSYLSAPGSEYSMYSTDSRHTSDYEDTDTEGGAYTDQELDETLNDEVGLPTEPAITRSSEPVREDPPVIQDTPGYPGYQHPVQPDPANRIDPAGFKMAAPQQQGEAALSLPSLPPTVVTTPAVEQPVQLEGVHLEEPPAAAAAPQSDSLNSPSPAPELIQPPPPPPPPHEPHPSGQPGPEPKMYKKDLYNMEDPVRINHGLKQSMSYSHQLPYQDKQPYREYDHPPYGYDGGGYTEPKPHNTDSHLHYDNRVPHYNEQWPPYDQQTSSSQPAGYQPGHQQPIGYNPRSPYEDGPGRDYSPPQPRYDEAPPVGYDGRPRHSKPGPIRYDEPPPPPPAGYDARSPYEAESHSFPINSPRSPEPPKQYYGDSGLRPTYMSGPPNRGYKPGIHEPMINSEPAIPPPKSETLPSPAEPAVTPGSKPLPPSPREDLDEDPAMKPQSVLNRVKMFENKRSVSMDRAKEGESSALRPADIPKPVSAPGPVLKANSLSNLEQEKSYRAPEPQKPHTKPLDDVMRSNHYDPDEDEEYYRKQLSYFDRRSFDSKAMGQPGPGINRFHDLAKPAQLSYPYNRVESVEKVSPVEKRYEPLPQISPSTQYGAPASAIPPTTLPKLSPNDANSIPEPLSSPNPKPDLAALRPTSRDEPPPVSYLPPRGLPDKPPVNGTDTAPPKALGAPAPTSYNRYVPKPYTSAARPFERKFESPKFNHNLLPNDTQVKTDLLNKPSVVGNSGKPQLSPQPLDHDSGLDTFTRTMDNRPKYQHNNINAIPKAIPVSPSALDDDDEEEGHTVVATARGIFNCNGGVLSSIETGVSIIIPQGAIPESVEQEIYFKVCRDNSILPPLDKEKGETLLSPLVMCGPHGLKFLKPVELRLPHCDPKTWQNKSLPGDPNYLVGANCVSVLIDHF